A window of Leclercia adecarboxylata contains these coding sequences:
- the menI gene encoding 1,4-dihydroxy-2-naphthoyl-CoA hydrolase has translation MIWKRAVTLQALNAMGDGNMVGLLDIQFTRIGEEELEATMPVDSRTHQPFGLLHGGASVVLAETLGSVAGYLCTEGEQKVVGLEVNANHIRAVRSGRVRGVCRALHTGGRHQVWQIDIFDEQQRLCCSSRLTTAVV, from the coding sequence ATGATCTGGAAACGTGCGGTCACGTTGCAGGCGTTAAACGCCATGGGCGACGGGAATATGGTGGGACTGCTGGACATCCAGTTTACCCGCATCGGCGAAGAGGAACTTGAAGCCACGATGCCGGTGGATAGCCGCACCCATCAGCCGTTTGGCCTGCTGCACGGCGGTGCCTCCGTGGTGCTGGCCGAAACCCTGGGCTCGGTGGCGGGCTATCTCTGCACCGAAGGGGAGCAGAAGGTGGTGGGGCTGGAGGTGAATGCCAACCACATTCGTGCCGTGCGCAGCGGCCGGGTGCGTGGCGTCTGTCGCGCGCTGCATACCGGCGGGCGTCATCAGGTGTGGCAGATTGATATCTTCGATGAACAGCAGCGACTGTGCTGCTCGTCGCGGCTCACCACCGCTGTCGTCTGA
- a CDS encoding winged helix-turn-helix transcriptional regulator, producing MSSPTMPPGSVPRGSPWSQELINHLQPYATLLDAQRGERFDFCIKGQGICYLIIDGSVALYRRSNNMLLSTATSPAVFGLANLTDIYFDDYFKTLKPCKIGIIPADKVNEICKEQDLWGLVSRHLMFVYNRLYHHIMPEGTPTAYELIRKHLLELMNEDESFRKRITAERYIRDKTQLSRSGVMRILADLKAGGYVEMEEGRLIKINKLPTKY from the coding sequence ATGTCATCGCCAACAATGCCGCCCGGTTCGGTTCCGCGCGGTTCCCCCTGGTCACAGGAACTTATTAACCATTTGCAACCCTACGCCACCCTTCTCGACGCTCAGCGCGGCGAGCGGTTTGATTTCTGCATTAAGGGCCAGGGGATCTGTTATCTGATAATTGACGGGAGCGTGGCACTCTATCGCCGTAGCAACAATATGCTGCTGTCGACCGCCACCAGCCCTGCGGTTTTCGGCCTGGCGAACCTGACGGATATCTATTTTGACGACTATTTCAAAACCCTTAAGCCGTGCAAAATTGGCATTATTCCGGCCGATAAGGTCAATGAGATCTGCAAAGAACAGGATCTGTGGGGATTAGTGTCCCGCCATCTGATGTTTGTCTATAACCGGCTCTACCACCACATCATGCCCGAGGGCACGCCCACGGCCTATGAGCTGATCCGAAAACATCTGCTGGAACTGATGAACGAGGATGAAAGTTTTCGCAAAAGGATCACCGCAGAGAGGTATATCCGGGATAAAACGCAGCTTTCGCGTAGCGGTGTAATGCGTATTCTGGCCGATCTGAAAGCTGGGGGTTACGTGGAAATGGAAGAGGGACGACTGATTAAAATCAACAAACTCCCCACCAAATATTGA
- a CDS encoding helix-turn-helix domain-containing protein — MNTRMTAVKADPNTSSLALKPFADIEKLTAHLRPFTETIAIKKGDVVHYYEADVRQCWLLLRGSVALHRRGDSVVLNSESAPFILGVSSQLCSEHLYARALEDSEAARMPLALFNQIVANDGLWEHFSRLLIYTVSRIYEHCSQISQLSAYDIIRVQLVELLQEPDSVRLNTTAAAYIKSRTYLSRSGIMRILSELRTGGYITMQRGVLLDIHHLPQKY; from the coding sequence ATGAATACCCGAATGACGGCGGTAAAGGCCGATCCCAACACATCTTCGCTGGCGTTAAAACCTTTTGCCGACATAGAAAAACTTACAGCGCATCTTCGTCCCTTTACCGAGACTATCGCGATTAAAAAAGGCGATGTGGTGCATTATTATGAAGCGGATGTCCGGCAGTGCTGGCTATTATTACGCGGCAGCGTGGCGCTGCATCGCCGTGGCGATAGCGTGGTGCTTAATTCAGAATCCGCGCCCTTTATCCTGGGCGTAAGCAGCCAGCTCTGTTCGGAGCATTTATATGCCAGAGCACTGGAAGATTCTGAAGCGGCGCGTATGCCGCTGGCATTATTTAATCAAATCGTGGCCAATGACGGGTTATGGGAGCACTTTTCCCGGCTGCTGATCTATACGGTTTCCCGGATATATGAACACTGCTCGCAAATATCGCAATTGTCCGCGTATGACATTATTCGGGTGCAGCTGGTTGAGCTGTTACAGGAACCGGATTCAGTCCGGCTCAACACCACCGCGGCGGCGTATATCAAAAGTCGTACCTATCTTTCCCGAAGCGGTATCATGCGCATCCTGTCAGAGTTACGCACGGGGGGGTATATCACCATGCAGCGAGGCGTGCTGCTGGATATTCACCATCTGCCACAAAAATATTGA